TTTTTCCACGATCAGGGAATGATAGCGGGTAGCCACAAAGGGATTGGGCAAACCCTGAAAAATGGTCCGCCCGTCGTGATGGATCGGGCAGGTCTTGCCATGCATGATACGGTCGGCCCGGACCACCGGGGCGCCAAAGGCATAACCGATGGCCTGATGCCCGAGACAAACCCCCATCAAGGGAATGGATGAAGCAAACTCCTGGATCACCTCTACGGTAATCCCGGCTTCCTTGGGGGAGCAGGGACCGGGCGAGAGAAAAATGAGATCCGGGGCCAACGCCCTGATCTCGGAAAGGGTGATTTCATCATTGCGCCTGACCAGCAGATCCTTTTCCAACCGGGCGATATACTGGACCAGGTTGTAGGTAAAGGAATCATAATTATCGATCATCAAAATCATAGCTCCAGCCCCCTTTCAGCCAATTGGATGGCTTTGAGCATCCCCTTGGCCTTGTTTAAACTCTCCTGATATTCAAACTCCGGGTCGGAGTCGGCCACGATGCCGGCCCCGGCCTGCACAGAAATCTTTTTGCCTTTGAGCATGATAGTCCGGATGGTGATGCAGAAATCCATGTTTCCGGAGAAGCTGAAATACCCGACAGCCCCTCCATAAGATCCCCGGGCCGATGGCTCCAATTCATGGATGATCTCCATGGCCCTGATCTTGGGTGCACCGGACAGGGTGCCGGCCGGAAAGGTGGAGGCCAGGACGTCGAAGCCGTCTCTGCCGGCTGCCAATTCGGCCTGGACATGGGAGACCAGGTGCATGACATGGGAATAGCGTTCCACCACCATCAATTCCGGGACCTGGACCGTACCGATAGCGGCGATCCTACCCAGGTCGTTCCGGCCCAAATCCACCAGCATGATGTGCTCGGCCCGCTCCTTGGGATCGGCCAGGAGTTCCTCCATAAGCCCTTGCTCTTCATCCGCATCGACTCCCCGGCGGCGTGTCCCGGCAAGAGGTCTGACCTCCACCCGGCCTTCTTCCAGACGGACCAGGATCTCAGGGGAGGAGCCGATCAACATAAGATCTTCCAGTTTTAAGAAAAAAAGATAAGGGGACGGGTTGATATAACGGAGGGCCCGATAGAAATCGATGGGATCGAGATCGTGTTCCCCTTCAAAGCGCTGGGACAGGACAACCTGGAGGATATCGCCATTGACGATATAGGATTTGGCCTTCTTAACCATTTCCTGGAAAGCTTCCCGGGACATGTTGGATTGAAGAGAAAGGGGTGTTTTTGCGGGAGAGGCGGTTGAGCCGTTGGAAATAGGGGTTTTGAGCAGTTTCAGGAGGGTATTGATTTTTCGGAGGCCTTCCTGATAAACCACAGCAAGATCTTCCCCGTCCTTGATGTGCATACAGGCCACTACCTTCAGGGTATGCCGCAGATTGTCAAAGATGATCAGGGTATCGGTAATGATAAAAACCGCGTCTTCGGAATAATCCTTGGGTGGATGGGATGGAAG
This is a stretch of genomic DNA from Deltaproteobacteria bacterium. It encodes these proteins:
- a CDS encoding aminodeoxychorismate/anthranilate synthase component II → MILMIDNYDSFTYNLVQYIARLEKDLLVRRNDEITLSEIRALAPDLIFLSPGPCSPKEAGITVEVIQEFASSIPLMGVCLGHQAIGYAFGAPVVRADRIMHGKTCPIHHDGRTIFQGLPNPFVATRYHSLIVEKKDLPDCLEISAWTDQGEIMGLRHRNSRVEGVQFHPESILTPEGDRLIKNFIDLYGYGRG
- a CDS encoding chorismate-binding protein, which translates into the protein PALIFKVIGEECLIVEYGEEQKVCHQGNPLKILKNILDQYRPVPVEGLPRFYGGAVGFLGYEMVRYFERLPSHPPKDYSEDAVFIITDTLIIFDNLRHTLKVVACMHIKDGEDLAVVYQEGLRKINTLLKLLKTPISNGSTASPAKTPLSLQSNMSREAFQEMVKKAKSYIVNGDILQVVLSQRFEGEHDLDPIDFYRALRYINPSPYLFFLKLEDLMLIGSSPEILVRLEEGRVEVRPLAGTRRRGVDADEEQGLMEELLADPKERAEHIMLVDLGRNDLGRIAAIGTVQVPELMVVERYSHVMHLVSHVQAELAAGRDGFDVLASTFPAGTLSGAPKIRAMEIIHELEPSARGSYGGAVGYFSFSGNMDFCITIRTIMLKGKKISVQAGAGIVADSDPEFEYQESLNKAKGMLKAIQLAERGLEL